The bacterium genomic sequence ACGAGGCCGCGGCGCGAAACCCGTCCGTAGGTCGGCTTGATCCCCACGACGCCGCAGAACGCGGCCGGCTGGCGGACCGAGCCGCCGGTGTCCGAGCCGAGGGCGAGCGGGACGAGGCCGGCGGCGACCGCCGCGGCCGAGCCGCCGCTCGATCCGCCGGGGACGCGCGCGGGATCGAGCGGATTGAGGCACGGTCCGCGGAACGACGTTTCGTTCGACGAACCCATGCCGAACTCGTCGCAGTTCGTCTTGGCGAGGACGACGGCGCCCGCGGCGCGCAGCCGGGCGACGGCCGCCGAGTCGCGGGGCGGAACGTACGACGCGAGCATCCGCGAGCCGCAGGTCGTCGGGCCGCCGGCGACGCAGATGTTGTCCTTGACCGCGACGGGAACGCCGGCGAGCGGGCCGAGCGGGCCGCCCGCCGCGCGGCGCGCGTCGATCGCCCGCGCCGCCCGAAGCGCCTCGTCGCGGAAGACGTGGAGGACGGCGTTGAGCGGCGCCGCGGCGTCGATCCGCGCCAGCGCGTCCGCGGCCAGCTCCTCGGCCGAGGCGCGGCCGCCGCGGACGAGCGCCGCCGCCTCGCGGGCGCCGGGCGCGCTCACCGCACGACCCGCGGCACGATGAAGTGGCCCGCGGCGAAGCGCGGCGCGAGGCGCGCCGTCTCGTCCTGGCCGAGGCCGGGCCGCGGTTCGTCGGCGCGCAGCGCGGCGGCGCCGTCCGGAGCGGGGGCGCCCGTCTGAGTCGCGGCGGCGTCCGGCGAGGACACGCTTCGCGCGGGCACGGCGCCGTCCGGAGCGGGGACGCCCGTCTGAGTCGCGGCGGGCGCGGCGGCGTTGCGCTCCGCGCCGTCTTGCGGCGCGTCGCCGACGTCGTACGCCTCGAGCCGCGCGAAGTCGCGGACGATCGCCTCGATGTCCCGCGCGTACCGCTCCGCCTCCCCCTCGGCGAGCGCGAGGCGCGCGAGGCGGGCGACGCGGCGCGCGGTTGCGGCGGTGATCGTCGGTCGGGTCATGCGGCGATGGTAATCAAGCGCGCCCCGCCGCGGCAACACGCCGCGGCGGCGCGTCGCCGATCAGAAGAAGCAGGAGACGTGGAAGACGAGCTTCTCGCCGGCGTCCCCCGCGTCCACTTCGA encodes the following:
- a CDS encoding Asp-tRNA(Asn)/Glu-tRNA(Gln) amidotransferase GatCAB subunit A: MSAPGAREAAALVRGGRASAEELAADALARIDAAAPLNAVLHVFRDEALRAARAIDARRAAGGPLGPLAGVPVAVKDNICVAGGPTTCGSRMLASYVPPRDSAAVARLRAAGAVVLAKTNCDEFGMGSSNETSFRGPCLNPLDPARVPGGSSGGSAAAVAAGLVPLALGSDTGGSVRQPAAFCGVVGIKPTYGRVSRRGLVAFASSLDQIGPIARDVADAALGLAAIAGRDPGDATSSGAPVSAFLSAPRADAAGRRVAWLDQFASREGVDERARLATAEAARALAHAGAVVEFADLPLADLAVPIYHIVSSAEASSNLARHDGVRYGARAEGARDIAALYEETRGRGFGAEVKRRIMLGAFALSAGRR